The nucleotide window TTAAAGGTTTAAGTAAGGGCTTTCTGCCAATAGCCACAAGAACGATATCTGATTCAAGCTCTCCTTTTTTCCCTTCCGCTTCAAACTCTACCTTAACCCCCTTCCCTGAAGTTTTACCGGAGATTACCTTCGCCCCTAAAAGAAATTGCAACCCTTGCTTTTTTAAGCTCTGCAAAAGCTGTCTTGAAACTTGTCCATCCATTCCGGGGGCTATGTAGTCTAACATCTCAATTAAGGTCACTTCAGAACCTAGTCTCTGATAGACAGAAGCAAGTTCTACTCCAATGATTCCAGCCCCTATGACAGTCATTTTTTTAGGGACAGACTCAAGGGCTAAAGCGCCGGTAGAGGAAACAATTTTTTTCTCATCAAAAGGAAGAAAAGGAAGTTCTATTGGATAAGATCCGGAAGCGATTATGATATTTTTAGCTCGGATAGCCTCTTTTTTATCCTTGGATTGGATAGCGATTGTGTTTTCATTTTCAAAAGAAGCCAGTCCTTCATAACGGGCGACTTTTAAGCTTTTAAATTGGCTTGCCACGCTATCGCAAAGGCCCTTGACGACTTCTTCTTTTTTTGACTGCATCGTCTTCCAGTTATAGGAAAGCTCTTGAAACGTCAATCCGAAAAGCTCAGCTTGCGTTTTCATATGGTAGTACTCTTCAGAAGATTGCAAAAGGGTTTTTGAAGGGATGCACCCGACGCGAAGACAAGTGCCGCCAAGAAGAGGCTCTTTTTCAATGCAAGCCGTTTTTAAACCGGCTTTTGCCGCCTTTAAAGCAGCGACATACCCCCCGGGGCCGGCTCCAATAATTGCAAGATCATAAAGAGTCTCTGCCATGATAGCTTCCTTTTATAAATCCAATAGTAGACGAGAAGGGTCTTCCAACGCTTCTTTAATCATCACAAGAAAGGTGACGGCTTCTTTTCCATCAATAATCCTATGGTCATAACTTAAAGCCAAATACATCATGGGTCTTATGACAATCTCATCATTTAGGGCAACCGGCCTTTTCTTAATCGTATGCATACCAAGAATAGCGCTTTGAGGGGGATTGACGATGGGGGTTGATAAAAGGGATCCAAAAATTCCGCCGTTTGTAATCGTAAAGCCTCCTCCCTGGAGATCATCAACCGAAAGCTTTCCTTCCCTTGCTTTTTCGGCAAGATTTACAATTTTTTTTTCAATTTCGGCAAAAGAAAGCTTATCTGCCCCCTTAATAACCGGAACAATTAACCCATTATCTAAGGATACAGCCACGCCTATATTATAGTAATTGCGATAAACGATTTCGTCCCTTTCGATATAAGCGTTCACTTCAGGAATAGCTTTTAAAGCTTTAATGGCGGCTTTTACAAAAAAGCTCATTAAACCGAGCTTAACCCCGTATTTTTTTAGAAAAACGTCTTTATATCGCTCTCGAATAGCCATTAACTCGAAAAGATCCACCTCATTAAACGTTGTCAGCATGGCAATTTCTTGCTTGGCTTGAACAAGCCTCTCCGCTATGACGCGTCTAATTTTACTCATTTTTTTTCTAGTTTCAAACGGCTCTTCTTGAACGTTTTTTCTAGCCTCTAAGGGTCCTTCTTGAGAGTCTTGTAGAGGTGCCGCCCGCTCTATTGGTTTTTCTTCAGATGATTTTTTTTGAAGATCCTCTTCTTCTTTTAAGAAATCTTCTTTGCTGATGCGAACTTCTTTTCCTGAAGAGGCTTCTTTTGGAGCAGCTTCAGAAATGGCTTTTTTACTTCCCTTAGCAACTTCTTCTTTTTTTTCAACAGCCTTGCTTGCTTTACTCTCTTTTGATGTTTCTTGGGTTTTAGCGTCATTTCCTTTGGCTTCCGTATCAATAAAGCCAATGACTTGCCCGACAGTCACCTTATCTTCTTTTTTAACGGTCAATTCAAGGCGCCCCGCTTCTTTTGCAAATAGGGACTGGTTAACTTTATCAGTTTCAAGTTCAAGAATTTCATCATCCATTTGTAAAAGGCTTCCCGGCGCTTTGAAAATTTCACCGATGGTCGCTTCGGATATGGACTCTCCCATAGCAGGGACTTTGATTTCTATCTTCATGAACGGCCTTCCCTTAGAATTTTTTCCTTTTCAGCCCCTTTTGCAGCTACATCAAAAATGGTCGGTTTAGAATCGGAAAACAAGTTTCCTAAAATTTCTTCTAGTTGCAGACGATGCAGAGTAGTCGACCCGGTAGCTGTGGATGCGCTTCTCTTTCTTCCGTAATAATTGATTTTTATGCCTTCAGGCAAAAGGCTTTCAAGCCTTGGTTGTATGTATTCAAAGGCCCCCATATTGCAAGGCTCCTCTTGAACCCAGCTATAGCGCTTGACAGACTTATACTTTTGAATAAGAGCTTCTAACTTTTCAACATTTAAAGGGTAAAGCTGCTCGATTCGACAAATTGCCATGGAAGTCTTTTCGCGCTTTTTCTTCTCTTCTAGCAAATCGTAATAGATTCTGCCTGAACAGAAAACAAGGTCTTCCGCATTTTCTTCAGCCAAAGGATCATCAATCACTTCTTCAAAAGAGCCTTTGTTAAAATCTTGAAGCGAGCTTACAGCTTGAGGGTGTCTTAAGAGGCCTTTTGGGGTAAAAACAATAAGCGGCTTCGGGAAGTTTCTTAACATATGCCTTCTTAGCATATGAAATAGTTGCGCCGGGGTGGTCGGGTAAATCACAAATTGATTGTTTTCAGCCGACAAATTAAGAAAGCGTTCCATTCGGGCCGAAGAATGTTCCGGCCCCTGACCTTCATAGCCATGAGGAAGAAAAAGAACTAAATTGCATCTTTGCCCCCATTTTTGTTCCGAGGAAGATAAAAACTGGTCAATGATGACTTGAGCGCCATTTACAAAATCCCCAAACTGAGCTTCCCATATGACCAAATTGTCTAGTTTTGCAATGCTATAGCCATATTCAAATCCAAGGGCTCCATATTCGGAAAGAAAGGAATTATATAAATACAGCCGCCCTTGCTCTTTTTCTAGATTATCTAAGGGAATATACGGTTTTCCTTTCTCTTGATCTATCAGTAAAGCGTGTCTATGGCTAAAGGTGCCTCTTCCGGAGTCTTGGCCCGCAAGTCTGATTGTTACGCCTTCTATAAGCAAAGACCCTAAAGCCAGATATTCACCTGTTCCCCAATCGATTTCTTTATGTTGTAAAACGGAATCAGCCCTATCTTTAAATAAAGATTTTAACTTGGGATGGATCTTGAAATCGGAGGGAAGTTCCGTTAATTTGCTTGCAAGGCTTTTGAGAACTTTTTCATCAACCCCTGTTTTTATCGGCTTTAACATGGCGCTTCGACTGTCTTTAAACTGATCTTCCTGCTGTTTAAGTCGTGATTCCGCTTTAAACGGATTTTGTTTTTTAGAAAGTTCAAGCTCTTCTTGCAAAGCTTTTTGAAACTCTTTCTCGAGCTCTAAAGCCACTTCCTTTTCAAGAAAGCCATGCCGGATCAATTCATCCCGGTAAAGCTCTCGTGATCCCTTTTTCTCTCGTATCATCTGGTATTCCAAGGGCTGGGTGTAAGCTGGCTCATCCGCTTCATTATGGCCGTATTTTCTATAGCAATTAAGATCGATAAAAACATCAATCCCAAATTTTTGTCTTATTTTTAGAGCAAGAATAACACTTAAAACACACGATTCAGGATCTTCTGCATTAACATGAAACACCGGAGCGCCAAACCCTTTAGCGATATCTGTTGCATAGGTGGTTGACCTGCCATCTTGGGGAAGTGTTGTAAAGCCTATTTGATTATTTACGACAATATGAAGGGTACCGCCTGTTTTATAGCCTCCGAGATTGTACATTTGCAAAGTTTCATACACAACCCCTTGGCCGGCAATTGCGGCATCTCCATGAATAAAAACCGGTATTATCTTTTTTTGCGGCTCTTTTACCCCTTTTCCTTTCAAAATATCCTGCTTGCATCTAACAAGACCTGTCACAACAGGACATACTGCTTCCAAATGACTTGGATTGGGAGTCAAATCGATAATGACTTTTTTGTTTTTTGTGGTCGTCACAGTAGCTGTAAAGCCTTTATGATATTTGACATCTCCTGATCCTTCAAAGCTATTTGGAACAAAGCGATCTTCAAACTCATTAAAAATTTCAGAGTATGATTTATTTAAAATATTGCAGAGAATATTTAATCGCCCGCGGTGCGCCATTCCAATCGCAATTTCTTCCACCTCATAATCGGCTGCAGATTCCACTAAAAGAGACATCATGGGTATTAGCGTTTCCCCGCCCTCTATTGAAAATCTTTTTTGGCCTACATACTTTGTGTGTAAAAACTTTTCAAATAGCTCCGAGTGGTTGAGCTTATCTAAAATTATTCTTTTGGTTTCTATGGGGAGAGAAAGATCAAGCTCAGGTGTTTCCAGTTCATTTTGCAGCCAATCGATTAATTCTTCATTTTGAGAGCCCGTATACTCGATGCCTATTTTTCCGCAGTAAATGTCGTAAAGCCGCTCTTTAATCTCTTTAAAAGGTGCATGAGAGGCTTTAAGCAACCCATAAGTCGGAAAAAGGGCCGTATCTTCCTTTTCACTAAATTCATTAAGCCTTTCCTCAATCTGCAAGGGAAGAGACTTAGATTCAAGGCTTAGGGGATTGATGTTGACTGCCAAATGTCCATAATTTCTAAAAGCTTGGATCAAACGAAGAATTTTTTCTTCCCGACTTGAATCCAAGCCGCCTTCTTTTGCAAGGCTTGGCTTTAATGCTTTTGAGGAGTCTTTGGGATTTAAAGATTGGGAAGCTGATTTCCATGAAGGGTCAAGAGATAAATTTTTTTCATTTTCAAAATACCGCTCTAATAACTCGATGTTTTCCATTCCGCCGGCTTCGAGCGGATTAAACCCTTGTCCTTTCATGGCAGTCCTTTTCTTAAACGTTAGCTCCTTTTTCTTTGGAAAAAAGAGGCTTATTCTTTAAAACTTTAGAATGTTTATAATCTAAGTTTTGAAGTTATTTTTAGCTATACCTATTACAGTTAACTTTAACTTTGTCTTTAGGTTTAACCGAAGATTTTTTTTAAAAACCTAAAAACTTACATATAATAAACTTATTTTTAGATAGTTATGACAATCAAAACTTGCTCCATTTTCTTCCTTGGTTGGCTTCTTTTTCTCTCTTTTTCTTGCTCTGAAATTAGAAATAAAAGAGCTTCTAATTCCCTAGAGGTAATTTATGGCAGAGCTTTGCAGGAAAACGAAAGAAAACCCATTTATAGCCTATCTCTTCCGGAGGGCTGGCAAAAAATCGAAGAGTATCCGACTGATTCTCTGAAGGATACAACTAAACCTCTTGGAAAATGGAAAAAGGGCGAGATTATTTTAACCGTTTATAACTTTCCCTTTAGCAGCTTGCAAGAGCGCATCCCTCCTCATTTTCAGGTGGATAGATGGAAAAAACAACTGAATGCAGCTCCCGAATCGATTCTTATCGAACCCCAAGCTTTTTCAGGTTATAAGGGGCTTTACTTTGAAGGGATAGGGTTTTTAGAGGGAAAGCCGTCTTCCATGATGGCTTGGGCCTTAAGTCTTGGAGACGGCCATAGCTTTACTTTACGAAAAATAAAAAATCGCACTCAAAGAGAAGATGATCTTTTAAACAACCTTCTTAGCGACATCACTATAAAAGCCACCGGTCCAAGGCCTTCCCTAGAAGAGTATCATGATGAAATTGTAGCCATAGCTAGATCCTTTGAAACCATTAACCCTTTTCCTTAAATGCTAAAAAAGACATTTTTATTTCTAGCAAGCATACGATTTGCCATTATTCTTATTTTACTATCAGCTTTGATGGTAGCTCTTGGAACATTTTTAGAATCTAAAAGCGATTCTCATGGCTTCGCTTCTGAATATATCTACTCTCACCCCCTATTCCAGCTTATTCTTATTGGGTTTTTTATTAATATTCTCTTTTCAGCCTTAAAAAGATGGCCCTTTCGTTTGAGGCATATCCCC belongs to Criblamydia sequanensis CRIB-18 and includes:
- the lpdA gene encoding dihydrolipoyl dehydrogenase, giving the protein MAETLYDLAIIGAGPGGYVAALKAAKAGLKTACIEKEPLLGGTCLRVGCIPSKTLLQSSEEYYHMKTQAELFGLTFQELSYNWKTMQSKKEEVVKGLCDSVASQFKSLKVARYEGLASFENENTIAIQSKDKKEAIRAKNIIIASGSYPIELPFLPFDEKKIVSSTGALALESVPKKMTVIGAGIIGVELASVYQRLGSEVTLIEMLDYIAPGMDGQVSRQLLQSLKKQGLQFLLGAKVISGKTSGKGVKVEFEAEGKKGELESDIVLVAIGRKPLLKPLNLEKAKVKLNERGQIAVDGFFRTSTPSIYAIGDVIDGPSLAHKASEEGVAVVDFILGNPTPMRYISIPNVVYTHPEAASVGFTEEELKKLSIKYLSGQSFFKGNARARATFDTEGFIKVLGDEKTGKLLGIHILGPQASEMISAGVIALIKNMTLEDLGLACLAHPTLSETLKEAAVNALSKK
- the odhB gene encoding 2-oxoglutarate dehydrogenase complex dihydrolipoyllysine-residue succinyltransferase encodes the protein MKIEIKVPAMGESISEATIGEIFKAPGSLLQMDDEILELETDKVNQSLFAKEAGRLELTVKKEDKVTVGQVIGFIDTEAKGNDAKTQETSKESKASKAVEKKEEVAKGSKKAISEAAPKEASSGKEVRISKEDFLKEEEDLQKKSSEEKPIERAAPLQDSQEGPLEARKNVQEEPFETRKKMSKIRRVIAERLVQAKQEIAMLTTFNEVDLFELMAIRERYKDVFLKKYGVKLGLMSFFVKAAIKALKAIPEVNAYIERDEIVYRNYYNIGVAVSLDNGLIVPVIKGADKLSFAEIEKKIVNLAEKAREGKLSVDDLQGGGFTITNGGIFGSLLSTPIVNPPQSAILGMHTIKKRPVALNDEIVIRPMMYLALSYDHRIIDGKEAVTFLVMIKEALEDPSRLLLDL
- a CDS encoding 2-oxoglutarate dehydrogenase E1 component — its product is MKGQGFNPLEAGGMENIELLERYFENEKNLSLDPSWKSASQSLNPKDSSKALKPSLAKEGGLDSSREEKILRLIQAFRNYGHLAVNINPLSLESKSLPLQIEERLNEFSEKEDTALFPTYGLLKASHAPFKEIKERLYDIYCGKIGIEYTGSQNEELIDWLQNELETPELDLSLPIETKRIILDKLNHSELFEKFLHTKYVGQKRFSIEGGETLIPMMSLLVESAADYEVEEIAIGMAHRGRLNILCNILNKSYSEIFNEFEDRFVPNSFEGSGDVKYHKGFTATVTTTKNKKVIIDLTPNPSHLEAVCPVVTGLVRCKQDILKGKGVKEPQKKIIPVFIHGDAAIAGQGVVYETLQMYNLGGYKTGGTLHIVVNNQIGFTTLPQDGRSTTYATDIAKGFGAPVFHVNAEDPESCVLSVILALKIRQKFGIDVFIDLNCYRKYGHNEADEPAYTQPLEYQMIREKKGSRELYRDELIRHGFLEKEVALELEKEFQKALQEELELSKKQNPFKAESRLKQQEDQFKDSRSAMLKPIKTGVDEKVLKSLASKLTELPSDFKIHPKLKSLFKDRADSVLQHKEIDWGTGEYLALGSLLIEGVTIRLAGQDSGRGTFSHRHALLIDQEKGKPYIPLDNLEKEQGRLYLYNSFLSEYGALGFEYGYSIAKLDNLVIWEAQFGDFVNGAQVIIDQFLSSSEQKWGQRCNLVLFLPHGYEGQGPEHSSARMERFLNLSAENNQFVIYPTTPAQLFHMLRRHMLRNFPKPLIVFTPKGLLRHPQAVSSLQDFNKGSFEEVIDDPLAEENAEDLVFCSGRIYYDLLEEKKKREKTSMAICRIEQLYPLNVEKLEALIQKYKSVKRYSWVQEEPCNMGAFEYIQPRLESLLPEGIKINYYGRKRSASTATGSTTLHRLQLEEILGNLFSDSKPTIFDVAAKGAEKEKILREGRS